The proteins below come from a single Torulaspora delbrueckii CBS 1146 chromosome 5, complete genome genomic window:
- the TDEL0E01800 gene encoding translation initiation factor 2A (similar to Saccharomyces cerevisiae YGR054W; ancestral locus Anc_4.194), with the protein MASQFFLKTSQDIELFQGYPDFTQSATNSDGSGITSSLLSPCGRFMAFATKESVKIFSGELLENLLISITISDVYNLHFSPSGNYLSTWERPSAHDDSHQNVKIWYLNQDFINQAEEHKPVFEYQARTQNGWSLQFSKLDNFAIKQFGKELRIVKLDQTADTEKSFDFEHPYATLSQSQESELQMFSTFLVSPAEHPTICTFTPEKSGKPAHLTIWPIIEGQITKKIVTKSFFKADSCQLQWNALGNAVLCVATTDFDSSNKSYYGENTLYLLSFQGVNGSLGGNSVRVPLSKEGPIHDFTWSPTSRQFGVIYGYMPATITFFDLRGNVVHSLTEQAKNTMLFSPSGRYILIAGFGNLQGSVQILDRHDKFACVSKFDAANTSVCIWSPGGEFIMTATTSPRLRVDNGVKIWHVTGKLVFVKEFKELLKIDWRSPPKFKTIGNTHIIKNWGETLDSNVAIDPKLQNQSQIQIHSSVKEYELKNPKRNGSNGSAQSKPVGAYRPPHARRAGGDSRSVPGMTIVNAKSTQRSVPGLVPGMSPPPTSKTAAKNKKKRANKKKTEDEENNGEDSRSSTPAASAPPTEDASVVKEVASPEEKKIRSLLKKLRAIETLKQRQANGDKLEDTQVLKIQTEDKVLSELKFMGWKEESSEN; encoded by the coding sequence ATGGCTtctcaattcttcctcaaaaCTTCCCAGGATATTGAGCTGTTCCAAGGATATCCAGATTTCACTCAATCGGCGACCAATTCGGATGGAAGTGGTATAACATCTTCGCTGCTTTCGCCATGTGGCAGATTTATGGCTTTTGCCACTAAAGAGTCCGTGAAAATCTTTTCTGGTGAGCTTCTGGAAAACTTGCTAATCTCTATCACCATTTCTGACGTTTACAATCTGCATTTCTCTCCTTCAGGTAACTATTTGAGTACTTGGGAAAGACCATCCGCTCACGATGACTCTCACCAAAATGTCAAAATATGGTATTTGAACCAAGATTTTATTAATCAAGCAGAAGAGCATAAGCCAGTTTTTGAATATCAGGCACGGACGCAGAATGGTTGGTCTTTacaattttccaaattggACAACTTTGCCATCAAGCAATTCGGTAAGGAATTGAGAATAGTAAAATTGGATCAAACTGCTGATACTGAgaaaagttttgattttgaacatcCATACGCCACTTTATCGCAATCTCAGGAATCTGAATTGCAGATGTTTTCTACTTTCTTAGTCTCTCCAGCAGAGCATCCAACAATTTGTACATTTACACCTGAAAAATCTGGTAAACCTGCTCATTTGACCATATGGCCAATAATCGAAGGTCAAAtcacaaagaagattgtgACCAAGTCATTTTTTAAGGCAGACTCGTGTCAATTACAATGGAATGCGTTGGGTAATGCAGTTCTATGTGTCGCCACAACAGATTTCGATTCTTCTAATAAATCATACTATGGTGAAAATACCCTATACCTGCTCTCTTTCCAAGGTGTGAATGGTTCTCTAGGTGGTAACTCTGTTAGAGTGCCTCTCTCCAAGGAAGGTCCTATCCACGACTTCACCTGGTCACCTACTTCGAGGCAATTTGGTGTCATATATGGTTACATGCCAGCAACGATAACTTTCTTCGACTTGAGAGGCAATGTGGTCCATTCGTTGACAGAACAAGCAAAGAACACCATGCTGTTTTCGCCAAGTGGTAGATATATCCTAATTGCTGGTTTTGGTAACTTGCAGGGATCTGTCCAGATCTTGGATCGTCACGACAAGTTTGCCTGTGTTTCGAAATTCGACGCAGCAAACACATCTGTCTGCATATGGTCCCCTGGTGGAGAGTTCATCATGACGGCCACTACATCTCCTCGTTTACGTGTGGACAACGGTGTCAAGATATGGCATGTGACAGGTAAGTTGGTATTTGtcaaagagtttaaagAATTACTTAAGATCGACTGGAGATCACCACCTAAGTTCAAGACTATCGGAAACACTCACATCATCAAGAACTGGGGGGAAACCTTGGACTCGaatgttgcaattgatccaaagcTGCAAAACCAATCTCAAATACAAATTCATTCCAGTGTAAAGGAGTacgaattgaaaaatccaaagAGAAACGGAAGCAACGGCAGCGCACAAAGCAAGCCCGTTGGAGCATATAGACCACCCCATGCAAGGAGAGCCGGTGGAGATTCTAGAAGCGTTCCTGGTATGACGATAGTGAACGCCAAGTCTACACAAAGAAGTGTACCTGGCTTGGTTCCTGGTATGTCACCTCCACCAACATCGAAGACTGCTgccaagaacaagaagaagagagctaataagaagaaaactgaGGACGAGGAAAACAACGGAGAAGATTCTAGGTCTAGTACTCCAGCTGCTTCCGCGCCACCTACTGAGGACGCGTCCGTGGTCAAGGAAGTCGCCTCtcctgaagaaaaaaagatAAGATCTCTTCTCAAAAAACTAAGAGCCATCGAGACATTGAAACAAAGACAGGCAAACGGTGATAAGCTAGAAGATACCcaagtcttgaaaattCAAACTGAAGATAAAGTATTGAGTGAACTTAAATTTATGGGCTGGAAGGAAGAATCTTCCGAGAACTGA
- the MCO32 gene encoding Mco32p (similar to Saccharomyces cerevisiae YGR053C; ancestral locus Anc_4.193) encodes MRIKPVFILPSTKLFKGGGSIRYQSSIRHANLGEISEYLLKVGVPNMLQKSLEDRYLDENIRLRFLPTTHPYFPALQGKTKYKASLNAIRLISNKLILKKNCQLHITSATTLLRDKEDNRYNCVTPCDKLVIKWQSCLPGENIKHLRGKTTSVPQNLLSDSTPPIVDYILHPSGKKFSGEMIRDDGSLVQENLINRAVKGIFIFEFNDDNSRILVHTFEDVEMIDYDKKIQTGALAC; translated from the coding sequence ATGAGAATCAAACCTGTTTTTATTCTCCCCTCTACGAAACTTTTCAAGGGCGGAGGCTCAATAAGATATCAGTCTAGCATTAGACATGCCAATTTAGGTGAGATTTCGGAGTACTTATTGAAAGTTGGTGTTCCAAATATGTTACAGAAATCCTTGGAAGATCGATATTTGGATGAGAATATAAGGCTACGTTTTCTTCCAACTACGCATCCGTATTTCCCCGCGTTACAAGGTAAGACCAAGTACAAGGCCTCACTGAATGCTATAAGACTCATAAGCAACAAACtcatattgaaaaaaaacTGTCAATTGCATATAACATCTGCGACCACACTATTACGGGACAAGGAGGATAATCGATATAATTGTGTTACACCCTGTGATAAATTGGTAATTAAATGGCAGAGTTGTTTGCCAGGGGAAAATATAAAACACCTTCGTGGTAAAACCACCTCTGTACCTCAGAATTTGTTAAGCGACTCTACACCACCAATAGTGGATTACATTCTCCATCCTTCTGGTAAGAAATTCTCTGGCGAAATGATTCGCGATGATGGGTCTCTTGTACAAGAAAATCTGATAAATCGTGCAGTGAAAGGAATTTTCATATTTGAATTTAATGACGATAACTCTAGAATACTGGTACAtacatttgaagatgtgGAGATGATTGATTATGacaaaaaaatacaaaCAGGCGCATTGGCATGTTAA
- the FMP48 gene encoding protein kinase FMP48 (similar to Saccharomyces cerevisiae YGR052W; ancestral locus Anc_4.192) has product MYVVIEPIQSGTFSTVYKAWCDRRQQHVALKIITRQNYGNEIEIMQLLGKEHPGICSMLDWYEDATNYVLVLEYCKGGDLYDFMEFAKRQGLRGNPLDLSSIILQIYSAISFAHSLGIAHRDIKPENILLTESGDVKLADWGHATYSRISNESNVGTDAYRAPETFTGHNYDTFEADYWSFGITILYLAFGKLPFKCMNAHDGSKMAYPFYCPDFANFLIDPQLAMYHLYIVPLLQSVYPTVRPLALQLQPNDLLYTGRNSLQTYELIHLCRSVVEKLVNINAEQRNLDDFIHMMVRPSNSSADALQMKSSTYLAQLFRMIKVGQN; this is encoded by the coding sequence ATGTACGTGGTAATCGAGCCGATTCAATCAGGCACTTTTAGCACAGTTTATAAAGCTTGGTGTGATAGACGTCAGCAACATGTGGCTTTGAAGATAATAACAAGACAGAATTATGGGAATGAGATAGAGATTATGCAGTTGCTTGGAAAAGAACATCCTGGGATTTGCTCGATGTTGGATTGGTACGAAGATGCCACGAACTATGTTCTGGTGCTGGAGTATTGTAAAGGTGGTGATCTGTACGATTTTAtggaatttgcaaagagacAGGGTCTTCGAGGTAACCCACTAGACTTGTCTTCGataattttgcaaatttaTTCCGCTATATCTTTTGCTCATTCATTGGGAATAGCTCATAGGGATATAAAACCAGAGAATATCCTACTAACAGAGAGTGGGGATGTGAAACTCGCCGATTGGGGTCATGCCACATACTCTAGGATTTCAAATGAAAGTAATGTTGGTACAGATGCGTACCGGGCTCCAGAGACTTTCACAGGTCATAATTACGATACTTTCGAAGCTGATTATTGGTCGTTTGGTATAACGATCCTGTACCTGGCGTTTGGTAAGTTGCCGTTCAAATGCATGAATGCCCATGATGGTTCAAAAATGGCGTACCCATTTTACTGCCCCGATTTTGCGAATTTTTTGATAGACCCACAACTCGCAATGTATCACTTGTACATCGTCCCACTGCTTCAATCGGTATACCCCACAGTACGCCCACTCGCGCTTCAACTACAACCTAATGATTTACTATATACAGGGAGAAACTCGTTGCAAACTTATGAGTTAATTCATCTGTGTCGATCTGTGGTAGAAAAACTTGTTAATATAAATGCGgaacaaagaaacttgGATGATTTTATTCATATGATGGTCAGGCCGAGCAATTCCAGCGCCGATGCTTTGCAGATGAAATCGAGTACTTATCTGGCACAGTTGTTTCGAATGATAAAAGTAGGTCAAAATTAA
- the MUP1 gene encoding Mup1p (similar to Saccharomyces cerevisiae MUP1 (YGR055W); ancestral locus Anc_4.195), giving the protein MPEGKGRSFLSQLNIFDKGNYAVTNERARSDDGTSDEPKDQFVTEWDQGKKRLGLFSCIGLICNRMLGTGVFATSSTIYTLCNSIGLSLIMWAIGAIISLAGLYVYMEFGSSIPKNGGEKNYLEYVYRKPKIFDHFDVCCICFFLGWAAGNSVNTAVMFLTAADAEITKWNQRGIAVAVVTFAFIINGVNVKAGLYLQNVLGIFKIGIVLFISVTGWVALGGGLKNGYKTDNFHNAFEGADQATAYGVVNALYNVIWSFVGYSNVNYALGEVKNPVRTLKIAGPTSLILIAIIYIFVNIAYYAVVPKEKLISSKLILAADFFDIAFGGNAKKAAAVFVGLSALGNVLSVIFSQGRIIQQLGREGILPFSRFFATSRPFDSPFVGLFQHYIVCVVTIIAPPSSDAYNFILNLISYPMNIINCFVSAGLLYIYWKRRKGELEWNPPISAGYIITAFFLLANVYLVIAPYVPPTGGQSVYEHLPYWTHCVVAWGIFGIGGVYYLITAQLLPRIGHYELVSKEVLGDDGFWRTEISRMYSDAATNTDISFDSDEPPVQKEDISVAPTKKSSL; this is encoded by the coding sequence ATGCCGGAGGGAAAAGGTAGAAGTTTTCTGTCACAGCTTAATATCTTCGATAAGGGCAATTATGCCGTTACGAATGAAAGGGCAAGGTCAGATGATGGGACTTCTGATGAGCCAAAGGATCAGTTTGTCACTGAATGGGACCAGGGAAAGAAAAGACTGGGTTTGTTTTCTTGTATTGGTCTGATCTGTAATAGAATGCTTGGTACAGGTGTTTTTGCGACTTCTTCGACTATTTACACACTGTGTAATTCCATTGGGCTGTCGTTGATCATGTGGGCTATCGGTGCGATTATTTCGTTGGCCGGATTGTACGTTTATATGGAATTTGGTAGCTCGATTCCTAAGAatggtggtgaaaaaaattattTGGAGTATGTGTACAGGAAGCCTaaaatttttgatcacTTCGATGTATGCTGCATATGTTTTTTTCTAGGTTGGGCAGCTGGTAACTCCGTGAATACTGCAGTTATGTTCTTAACTGCAGCAGATGCAGAGATCACCAAGTGGAATCAACGTGGTATTGCAGTGGCAGTAGTGACATTTGCATTTATAATTAATGGTGTCAATGTGAAAGCTGGACtttatttgcaaaatgttCTGGGAATTTTCAAGATCGGTATTGTCTTGTTCATCTCGGTTACTGGCTGGGTTGCTTTAGGTGGAGgcttgaaaaatggttACAAAACTGATAATTTCCACAATGCATTTGAAGGTGCTGATCAAGCTACGGCGTACGGTGTTGTGAATGCTTTATACAATGTCATTTGGTCATTTGTCGGTTATTCCAATGTTAATTATGCTCTAGGTGAAGTTAAAAATCCCGTTAGAACTCTGAAAATTGCAGGACCTACctcattgattttgattGCTATCATTTACATCTTTGTCAACATTGCATACTATGCAGTTGTACCAAAGGAGAAgttgatctcttcgaaGCTGATCTTGGCGGCCGATTTCTTTGACATCGCTTTTGGCGGGAATGCAAAGAAGGCTGCAGCTGTTTTTGTCGGTTTAAGTGCTTTGGGAAACGTTCTTTCCGTCATCTTTTCTCAAGGTAGAATTATTCAACAACTGGGCCGTGAAGGTATCTTGCCTTTCTCGAGATTCTTTGCAACTTCACGGCCTTTTGATTCTCCATTCGTCGGCTTGTTCCAACATTACATCGTTTGTGTTGTCACTATCATTGCTCCACCATCTTCCGATGCTTATAATTTCATTCTGAATTTGATCTCATATCCAATGAACATTATCAATTGTTTTGTCAGCGCTGGTTTGCTTTACATTTACTGGAAGCGTAGAAAGGGTGAACTCGAATGGAACCCACCAATCAGTGCTGGTTACATTATCACAGCTTTCTTTTTGCTGGCGAACGTGTATCTGGTTATTGCACCTTATGTTCCACCCACTGGAGGCCAATCGGTGTACGAACATCTACCGTATTGGACACACTGTGTTGTCGCCTGGGGTATCTTTGGGATCGGTGGTGTTTACTATTTGATAACTGCTCAATTGTTACCAAGAATTGGTCATTACGAACTTGTATCGAAGGAGGTACTTGGAGATGATGGGTTCTGGAGAACTGAAATATCAAGGATGTATTCCGATGCTGCGACAAACACAGATATAAGCTTTGACAGCGACGAACCACCAGTACAGAAAGAGGACATTTCTGTTGCTCCCACAAAAAAATCATCTCTTTAA
- the TDEL0E01780 gene encoding uncharacterized protein, protein MSNSEEDEKQLRSFQRYLLQAERVLCIVGAGLSQSSGIPTYQLQRGSWKGYTSLDLATPEAFQANPGLVWLFYSNRRYIAMRAKPNRGHYALAELSRRMSERNRNALVVTQNVDGLHRRADQPEEKLCELHGSLFDLRCTSFFCTFKGSNTRDLFLTAKLREHTPRDAGVKRRYKAELQDSKRAKTGPSGSILTTSHEHDESLSSSDFDPLPHLDEETLPHCPKCHEGLLRPGVVWFGEPLPLLQMDKVDTFFAAGNKDNTSHSDLVLVIGTSGKVWPAMGYVERCRQNGGRIAIFNTKIDDKDALRQDKSCWAFEGEAAYWLPRALEPIIGHNLGSTMRR, encoded by the coding sequence ATGTCTAACTCAGAAGAGGACGAGAAACAGTTGCgctcttttcaaaggtacTTGTTGCAGGCCGAACGCGTGCTGTGCATAGTTGGAGCCGGATTATCCCAGAGTTCTGGTATACCAACATATCAGTTACAAAGAGGTTCATGGAAAGGCTATACATCGCTGGATCTTGCCACACCGGAAGCATTCCAGGCTAACCCCGGTCTTGTATGGCTCTTCTACTCGAATCGAAGGTACATCGCGATGAGGGCAAAACCTAACCGGGGACACTACGCACTAGCTGAACTCTCGAGAAGGATGTCTGAGAGAAACCGGAATGCCCTTGTTGTTACACAAAACGTCGATGGGTTACATCGACGCGCAGATCAACCGGAAGAAAAGTTGTGCGAATTGCATGGTAGTCTGTTCGATTTACGATGCACATCGTTCTTTTGCACTTTTAAAGGAAGTAACACAAGAGATCTATTTCTCACCGCTAAACTACGAGAACATACTCCTCGCGACGCCGGTGTCAAAAGACGTTATAAAGCCGAATTACAAGACTCGAAGCGTGCCAAAACCGGACCTAGCGGTTCCATTCTCACAACTTCTCATGAACACGATGAAAGTCTAAGCTCTTCAGACTTCGATCCACTCCCGCATCTCGACGAAGAAACCCTCCCGCACTGTCCCAAATGTCACGAGGGCCTTCTTCGCCCCGGCGTAGTATGGTTCGGCGAACCTCTACCCTTACTGCAGATGGACAAGGTTGACACTTTCTTCGCTGCGGGGAATAAAGACAATACCAGTCACAGTGACCTCGTACTAGTTATCGGAACTAGCGGTAAGGTATGGCCGGCAATGGGCTATGTCGAGCGCTGTAGGCAAAACGGAGGCCGCATAGCCATCTTTAACACCAAGATTGACGATAAGGACGCCCTTCGCCAGGATAAATCCTGCTGGGCCTTTGAAGGCGAGGCTGCATACTGGCTACCGAGGGCTCTGGAGCCAATCATAGGACACAATTTAGGTTCTACCATGCGCCGTTGA
- the RSC2 gene encoding Rsc2p (similar to Saccharomyces cerevisiae RSC1 (YGR056W) and RSC2 (YLR357W); ancestral locus Anc_4.196), translating to MDEETKLLQTRLRAEYDALFTLKEENGLEIYPIFNVLPVKKEYPDYYALIKNPVSLNTLKKRVPHYTDAQSFVNDVVQIPWNAKTYNTKESAIYRYAGILEKYVKDTLVPHLKQFYPEVEYPYLGPLPDEIEAHKKLHPGEPFPMPKNTVTIKPRRTRERESSVAPGEGEEDDDDEEFHAEEEDDEEYTEGRKLPQLKLTLHRGMHQSHTPPSQHRSHSTTPKPYGRHVQQRTHMRRGRPPVIDLPYVQRIKNILKMLKKEIDDDNEPLTTTFEKLPDEIREHRYYTVISNPVCLEDIRKRVKTRKYKDFQSFQNDFNLMLTNYRLYHRAEPHYMKRAAMLEKKFNMLARHELSKPDRDYMPEGELRYPLDELVLKGVSYKIGDWVLLENPNDATKPTVAQIFRLWSTSDGRRWLNACWYLRPEQTVHRVDRLFYKNEVVKSGQYRDHLVEEIVGKCYVIHFTRFQRGDPDIKLEGPLFVCEFRYNENEKVFNKIRTWKACLPEEIRDQEEVTIPVNGRKFLKYPSPLKHLLPPNASYNDPIPQPTEAAVNAPPLIGGVYMRPKLERDDLGEYSTSDDCPRYIIRPGDPPEEGKIDFETSTIITNSTTATALPKTSQSNSRLTSLKHNRSNTALNAMRNGLYTPPIGNAAALANAGMQSPGSRLGTPNGLGQQLTVQGLKQHQLNKQQLQLQQQQQHKRSQASGYNLTTIVNNLAAQASKTSLGHIAIDSPSAFVLPVTITKNVDVLQRTDYDSQVRRLGKDQVPRKKRNKGEVLWFRGPSVVIEERLLNSGDKHLQPPLNRWFAKNVNKKPKLAYEEIEEPVEPSEADQDEDDDSDESEYDISLDQEEEVLPDSFPLGLRPSARFMAFKLAAREAAQTESS from the coding sequence ATGGACGAAGAAACTAAACTGCTTCAAACCCGGTTGCGTGCGGAGTATGATGCGTTGTTcactttgaaagaggaaaacgGTTTGGAGATATATCCTATCTTTAACGTACTGCCAGTGAAGAAGGAATATCCTGATTATTATgcattgatcaagaatccagtttctttgaatACTTTAAAGAAGCGTGTGCCACATTATACAGATGCTCAGAGCTTTGTTAACGATGTGGTGCAGATTCCTTGGAATGCCAAGACATATAATACTAAGGAATCGGCTATTTACCGGTATGCTGGAATCCTCGAAAAATACGTCAAGGACACTTTAGTACCTCATTTGAAACAGTTTTATCCCGAAGTGGAGTACCCTTACTTGGGTCCTTTGCCGGATGAGATCGAGGCTCATAAGAAGTTGCACCCAGGGGAACCATTCCCGATGCCCAAAAATACAGTAACGATCAAGCCAAGAAGGACTCGTGAGCGTGAGTCAAGTGTTGCTCCCGGTGAgggtgaagaagatgacgatgatgaagaattcCACGCGGAAGAGgaggacgatgaagaatataCAGAGGGTAGAAAATTACCACAACTGAAATTAACTTTACACAGAGGTATGCACCAATCACACACGCCGCCCTCTCAACATAGATCTCATTCTACCACTCCTAAACCTTACGGGAGACATGTGCAACAAAGAACTCATATGAGACGTGGTAGACCTCCAGTGATTGATTTACCATACGTGCAGAGAATTAAGaacatcttgaagatgttgaagaaagaaattgatgatgataatgagCCCTTAACTACgacttttgagaaattgccaGACGAAATTCGTGAGCATAGGTACTATACTGTCATTTCCAATCCAGTTTGTCTTGAAGATATTAGGAAAAGAGTCAAGACACGTAAATACAAGGATTTTCAGAGCTTTCAGAACGATTTTAACTTGATGCTAACAAATTATAGACTCTATCATCGTGCTGAGCCTCATTACATGAAGAGAGCTGCCATGTTGGAAAAGAAATTCAATATGCTGGCTAGGCACGAGCTGTCTAAGCCCGATAGAGATTATATGCCTGAGGGTGAACTTCGTTATCCATTGGATGAATTGGTACTGAAAGGCGTCAGCTATAAGATTGGTGATTGGGTTCTACTAGAGAACCCTAACGATGCAACAAAACCAACTGTCGCACAAATTTTCAGGCTGTGGAGTACTTCTGACGGGAGAAGATGGTTGAATGCTTGTTGGTATTTGAGGCCTGAGCAAACGGTCCACAGAGTCGATAGACTTTTCTACAAGAATGAAGTGGTAAAATCGGGCCAGTACAGAGATCATTTAgtcgaagaaattgtcGGCAAGTGTTACGTCATTCATTTTACCAGATTCCAACGTGGTGATCCCGATATTAAGTTGGAGGGTCCTCTATTCGTCTGTGAATTTCGTTACAATGAGAATGAAAAGGTCTTCAATAAAATTAGAACTTGGAAGGCATGTCTACCAGAAGAGATCCGTGATCAGGAAGAGGTGACTATCCCAGTGAATGGTaggaaatttttgaagtatCCATCACCTTTGAAACACCTATTGCCACCAAATGCTTCCTATAATGACCCAATCCCACAACCTACGGAGGCTGCCGTCAATGCCCCACCTTTGATTGGTGGTGTGTACATGAGACCAAAGCTTGAGCGTGACGATCTAGGGGAATACTCTACCTCAGACGACTGTCCACGTTACATTATTAGGCCAGGCGACCCACCCGAAGAAGGTAagattgattttgagaCCAGTACTATCATCACAAATTCAACTACCGCAACAGCACTGCCTAAGACCAGTCAGTCCAATTCCAGACTAACTTCATTGAAACACAACAGGTCAAATACGGCGCTCAACGCAATGCGGAATGGTTTGTATACTCCGCCCATTGGTAACGCAGCTGCCTTGGCCAATGCGGGGATGCAATCGCCCGGAAGTAGGCTCGGTACACCTAATGGCCTGGGTCAACAATTAACAGTGCAAGGTCTAAAACAACACCAGCTGAATAAACAACAACTACAGctgcaacaacaacagcaacacAAACGATCACAGGCATCTGGATACAACCTAACAACTATTGTAAACAATCTAGCAGCCCAAGCTTCGAAAACCAGTCTCGGCCATATCGCAATCGACTCACCAAGCGCATTCGTGCTACCGGTCACAATCACCAAGAATGTCGATGTTTTACAAAGGACTGACTACGATAGCCAAGTGAGAAGACTGGGCAAAGACCAAGTGCCCAGAAAAAAGCGCAACAAGGGCGAAGTGCTATGGTTCAGAGGACCAAGTGTAGTGATAGAAGAAAGACTCCTAAACTCGGGAGATAAGCACTTACAACCTCCATTAAATAGGTGGTTTGCCAAGAACGTCAACAAGAAACCAAAACTGGCATACGAAGAGATAGAAGAACCGGTGGAACCCAGTGAAGCAGATCAAGACGAGGATGACGACTCAGATGAATCAGAGTATGATATCAGTCtcgaccaagaagaagaagtcttACCAGACTCGTTTCCACTCGGTCTTCGTCCCTCAGCTCGCTTCATGGCCTTCAAGCTGGCCGCACGTGAGGCTGCTCAAACGGAGTCAAGTTAA
- the TDEL0E01830 gene encoding uncharacterized protein (similar to Saccharomyces cerevisiae SCM4 (YGR049W) and YLR356W; ancestral locus Anc_4.191) yields MSVCLAVTKSIAVSSLGIYAGIVTTSTVVSYITPLDVITKHLSPVICKLGELASALGLVSSGFFAASYFGAPEQLRHPYLLYGALVAPVSAAYLWAISRCNHKYYNKRHCEQKKAESPQLNESVVDLGRDAPAGHPAITNDGAKCPFGSAAANNEPASNDAHRPVNCHRKIVSHLTLITLATIAGFVASVVGVYGEGQFA; encoded by the coding sequence ATGTCTGTCTGTCTTGCTGTTACCAAGAGTATCGCTGTCTCCTCGTTAGGTATCTATGCTGGTATCGTAACCACCTCCACCGTGGTCTCGTATATAACTCCTCTGGATGTTATTACCAAACATTTGAGTCCCGTTATTTGTAAACTGGGTGAACTAGCTTCTGCTTTGGGTCTAGTTTCTTCCGGTTTCTTCGCTGCCAGTTATTTTGGTGCTCCAGAACAACTGAGACATCCCTACCTGCTATACGGAGCTCTGGTGGCTCCAGTGTCTGCTGCTTATCTATGGGCGATCTCTCGTTGTAACCACAAGTACTACAACAAGAGACATTGTGAACAGAAAAAAGCAGAGTCACCTCAGTTGAACGAATCCGTTGTCGATTTAGGTAGAGACGCACCAGCTGGTCACCCAGCGATTACAAACGATGGTGCCAAATGTCCATTTGGCAGTGCAGCTGCTAATAACGAGCCGGCCTCGAATGATGCCCACAGACCAGTTAACTGCCACCGCAAAATCGTATCCCACCTAACGCTAATCACTCTAGCCACTATCGCAGGGTTTGTCGCGTCGGTCGTCGGGGTCTACGGAGAAGGTCAGTTCGCCTAG